A single window of Desulfovibrio sp. G11 DNA harbors:
- a CDS encoding proton-conducting transporter transmembrane domain-containing protein, with product MLEALLFLPLAAGCIMLLGTSALCRILLPLTGLTHAGLAAWTTWNVASGAEPEALGGLLAPDPLGALFLMLASLLFLAASVYAVYYLREEESLGVHTAFQDGRSFTNAPQRRLAACLCFFLASMTLVTTTPHLGALWVGIEATTLSSAPLIYFHRHQRSLEATWKYLIICSVGIALAMVGNILLSVAFYTPEGMEAMVEGMNQVGWYVSHARAGEETWLKAAFIFLLVGYGTKMGLAPLHNWLPDAHSQAPSLVSALLSGALLNCAMLGILRGHQIMLAAGLGGFSSGLLSFFGLLSLITAAIFIVGQGHYKRMLAYSSVEHMGILALGVGVGGLAVSGAMLHAVCHSLTKCMLFLLSGNILARYHTFSSYDIRGMRWTMPVTGALWMAGFLAVAGSPPFGIFISEFIIFKGMLAAGSPFLAAAYLLALAVIFVGLSVAVLRMVQGSRPTDMPQNPREPLLSVLPPLALGMGVLTLGLWIPDWLWNFLRQGAALIGG from the coding sequence ATGCTGGAAGCCTTGCTCTTTCTCCCGCTGGCGGCGGGCTGTATCATGCTGCTTGGCACAAGTGCCCTGTGCCGCATTCTGCTGCCCCTGACAGGACTGACCCACGCCGGGCTGGCCGCCTGGACCACCTGGAACGTGGCCAGCGGGGCCGAACCGGAAGCCTTGGGCGGCCTGCTGGCGCCGGACCCGCTGGGCGCGCTTTTTCTCATGCTGGCCAGCCTGCTCTTTCTGGCGGCCTCCGTGTACGCTGTGTATTATCTGCGTGAAGAAGAAAGCCTCGGTGTGCATACCGCCTTTCAGGACGGGCGCAGCTTCACCAATGCGCCGCAGCGCCGTCTGGCCGCCTGCCTGTGCTTTTTTCTTGCATCAATGACGCTGGTAACCACCACTCCGCACCTTGGGGCATTATGGGTGGGCATTGAAGCCACCACGCTTTCCAGCGCGCCGCTGATCTATTTTCACCGCCACCAACGCTCCCTTGAGGCCACCTGGAAATACCTGATCATATGCTCCGTGGGCATTGCCCTGGCCATGGTGGGCAATATTCTGCTTTCTGTGGCTTTTTACACGCCTGAAGGCATGGAAGCTATGGTGGAAGGCATGAACCAGGTGGGCTGGTATGTCAGCCACGCCCGCGCCGGAGAAGAAACCTGGCTCAAGGCGGCGTTTATTTTCCTGCTGGTGGGGTACGGCACAAAGATGGGTCTGGCCCCCCTGCACAACTGGCTGCCCGATGCCCACAGTCAGGCCCCTTCGCTGGTCTCGGCCCTGCTGTCCGGCGCACTGCTCAACTGTGCCATGCTCGGCATACTGCGCGGCCACCAGATCATGCTGGCCGCCGGGCTTGGCGGCTTCAGCAGCGGCCTGCTCAGCTTTTTCGGTTTGCTGTCGCTGATTACGGCGGCCATCTTCATTGTGGGCCAGGGGCATTACAAGCGTATGCTGGCCTATTCCAGCGTGGAGCATATGGGCATACTGGCTCTTGGAGTGGGCGTTGGTGGCCTGGCAGTGTCGGGAGCCATGCTGCACGCGGTCTGCCATTCGCTGACCAAGTGCATGCTCTTTTTACTTTCCGGCAATATCCTGGCCCGTTATCACACATTTTCGAGCTACGACATTCGCGGCATGCGCTGGACCATGCCAGTTACAGGCGCCCTGTGGATGGCCGGATTTCTGGCAGTGGCCGGTTCGCCGCCTTTCGGCATTTTCATCAGCGAATTCATTATATTCAAAGGAATGCTTGCTGCCGGATCCCCTTTTCTGGCCGCCGCCTATCTGCTGGCTCTGGCCGTAATATTTGTGGGCCTTTCGGTAGCGGTGCTGCGCATGGTGCAAGGCAGCCGCCCCACAGACATGCCCCAGAATCCGCGCGAGCCGCTGCTGAGCGTGCTTCCGCCCCTGGCGCTCGGCATGGGCGTACTGACACTGGGCCTGTGGATACCCGACTGGCTGTGGAATTTTTTGCGGCAGGGCGCGGCCCTTATCGGCGGCTAG
- a CDS encoding diacylglycerol kinase, with product MLKKICDVLYRRCVGATRYSVAGFRAALTKEEAFRLELAGLAVLVLVLLVVPWPLWKKFLLTGSYLLILIVELLNSAIEDVCDLVSSEYSELIKNAKDKGSMAVLTALLCNVLLLIALILL from the coding sequence ATGCTGAAAAAAATATGCGATGTACTTTACAGGCGCTGTGTCGGGGCAACGCGTTATTCAGTGGCGGGATTCCGCGCGGCCCTTACCAAGGAAGAGGCTTTTCGTCTGGAACTGGCGGGCTTGGCCGTGCTTGTTCTTGTCCTGCTTGTAGTGCCGTGGCCCCTCTGGAAAAAATTTTTGCTGACAGGCTCATATCTCTTGATCCTTATTGTGGAATTGCTGAACTCCGCCATTGAGGATGTGTGTGATCTTGTCAGCAGCGAATATTCAGAGTTGATAAAAAATGCCAAAGATAAAGGATCAATGGCAGTCTTAACGGCGTTGCTCTGCAATGTGTTGCTGCTTATTGCCCTGATTTTGCTATAG
- a CDS encoding hydrogenase-4 component E, with the protein MESLLQSCLFLLMLNNLLMLGTTRLMWLIRLTAFQGILLAAMLLSLDHALLAGAVLLIKGVLLPGLLWRTRERLHARQRMRPRLHVAVGVLAGMGGLVLSLWLEARLLTLPALFPPLLLPTALTTLFCGLILVVGRTTALAQVIGYLVAENGIFLLGMPLMTAGTIWFELALLLDVFVAVFVMGIAINHISNTFESIDVGRFRSLRD; encoded by the coding sequence CTGAACAACCTGCTCATGCTGGGCACAACACGGCTTATGTGGCTCATACGTCTTACCGCGTTTCAGGGCATACTGCTGGCGGCCATGCTGCTCAGCCTGGATCACGCCCTGCTGGCCGGGGCTGTGCTGCTGATCAAGGGTGTTCTGCTGCCGGGGCTGCTGTGGCGCACCCGCGAACGCCTGCACGCGCGGCAACGTATGCGCCCCCGCCTGCATGTGGCCGTAGGGGTGCTGGCCGGCATGGGAGGACTTGTACTTTCGCTGTGGCTTGAAGCCAGACTGCTGACCCTGCCCGCCCTTTTTCCGCCCCTGCTGCTGCCCACGGCGCTGACCACGCTTTTTTGCGGGCTCATCCTTGTGGTGGGGCGCACTACGGCCCTGGCCCAGGTCATCGGCTATCTCGTGGCGGAAAACGGAATTTTCCTGCTGGGCATGCCCCTGATGACGGCAGGAACCATCTGGTTTGAACTGGCTCTTCTGCTGGACGTGTTTGTGGCTGTCTTTGTTATGGGCATTGCCATCAACCACATCAGCAACACCTTTGAATCCATTGATGTAGGCCGCTTTCGCAGCCTCAGGGATTGA
- a CDS encoding 4Fe-4S dicluster domain-containing protein, with the protein MLRIIKERIHQKYRTLDYPHQQPTLSPRYMGRPSLIPVDCGDCRACYAACPTAALLPTEGVPGSTPTLDVGRCTFCGACRAACPKQAITFTGEHRMAAFRREDLLIVPGKPVPQPATPPVPGKFAIFRRSLKLRQVSAAGCNACEADCNVLGTLVFDLPRFGIDFVASPRHADGIVLTGPVSENMRLAAIDTYNATPEPRLVVAVGACAISGGLFRDAPQCNNGIADILPVDLFVPGCPPNPWTILDGLLMLRE; encoded by the coding sequence ATGTTGCGCATCATCAAGGAACGCATTCATCAGAAATACCGCACGCTGGACTATCCACACCAACAGCCCACACTCTCGCCCCGGTACATGGGCCGTCCAAGCCTGATCCCTGTGGATTGCGGTGACTGCCGCGCCTGTTATGCGGCCTGCCCCACTGCCGCCCTGTTGCCCACAGAGGGCGTACCCGGCAGTACGCCAACACTGGATGTGGGCCGCTGCACCTTCTGCGGAGCCTGCCGCGCTGCCTGCCCCAAGCAGGCCATCACGTTTACGGGTGAACACCGCATGGCGGCCTTCAGGCGCGAAGATCTGCTGATAGTACCCGGAAAACCTGTGCCGCAGCCCGCAACGCCCCCTGTGCCGGGTAAATTTGCCATATTCAGGCGTTCCCTCAAGCTGCGTCAGGTGAGCGCTGCGGGCTGTAACGCCTGTGAAGCCGATTGTAACGTGCTCGGAACCCTTGTGTTTGACCTGCCGCGCTTCGGTATTGATTTTGTCGCTTCGCCACGACACGCCGACGGCATCGTGCTTACCGGTCCTGTTTCTGAAAACATGCGGCTGGCAGCTATTGATACATATAACGCCACGCCGGAACCACGCCTCGTGGTGGCTGTGGGGGCCTGCGCCATATCGGGCGGGCTTTTCCGCGATGCCCCACAGTGTAATAACGGCATTGCAGATATTTTGCCCGTGGACCTTTTTGTTCCGGGCTGCCCACCCAACCCCTGGACTATTCTGGACGGTTTGCTAATGTTGCGGGAATAA
- a CDS encoding hydrogenase large subunit yields MSFDYREAVTLNKLGRHSVSELRDILRHALAGGWRVLAFFGIPDMDAPLDAHNDDTPEQPRAVSLCCILAHDGTRRLMARCTPPVTAFVSMTPELPQLHYFEREIYEQWGVEPVGHPWLKSVRRIPDSAEAAARNAAESQTSSAAPAQESAEVVPSPALTASARPQTLPYPFYRVEGADVHEVAVGPVHAGIIEPGHFRFQCYGENVLHLEIALGYQHRGLEAMITQGPAGRRLHLLECAAGDSTVAHATAHCVLLERMTGQQPDERAQLLRRIGLELERLANHTGDLGAIAGDTGFLPTASWNGRIRGDFLNITASLCGNRFGRGLLRPGGVAYDLAPSECADMLARVRAAWHDARGSVDVMLDAVTVRNRLADTGMVEPATARELGLVGVAARACGLDVDARFHMPLSDLPCEGCAPRLEITGDVMARTLVRSRELDDSLRLLEFDLARLGALPHTKNAATAESTVSAPATAAATNTSGTAAEAASFDALPPDTLAVALVEGWRGEVCHVGLTDSRGRLLVYKVVDPSFHNWAGLAMALRGNQISDFPLCNKSFNLSYCGHDL; encoded by the coding sequence ATGTCGTTCGACTACCGTGAGGCGGTAACCCTGAACAAACTGGGGCGTCATTCCGTATCTGAACTGCGGGACATTCTCCGGCACGCCCTGGCCGGTGGATGGCGCGTACTGGCCTTTTTCGGCATTCCTGACATGGATGCCCCCCTTGACGCGCACAACGATGACACACCGGAACAGCCCCGTGCCGTAAGCCTTTGCTGCATACTGGCCCATGACGGTACGCGCCGCCTTATGGCCCGATGCACGCCGCCGGTGACGGCCTTTGTATCAATGACGCCGGAATTGCCGCAACTGCACTATTTCGAGCGCGAGATTTACGAACAGTGGGGCGTGGAGCCGGTGGGGCATCCCTGGCTCAAAAGTGTGCGGCGCATCCCCGACAGCGCCGAAGCCGCAGCGCGCAATGCCGCGGAAAGCCAAACCAGCAGCGCCGCCCCTGCCCAGGAATCTGCGGAAGTAGTTCCTTCTCCGGCCTTGACGGCTTCTGCACGGCCCCAGACACTGCCATATCCCTTTTACCGGGTAGAAGGGGCAGATGTACACGAAGTTGCCGTGGGGCCTGTACATGCGGGCATCATCGAACCTGGGCATTTTCGTTTTCAGTGCTACGGCGAGAATGTGTTGCATCTGGAAATAGCGCTGGGCTACCAGCATCGGGGCCTTGAGGCCATGATCACTCAAGGGCCTGCCGGCCGTCGCCTGCACCTGCTGGAATGCGCCGCTGGCGACAGCACCGTTGCCCATGCCACGGCCCACTGTGTGCTGCTTGAGCGCATGACCGGGCAACAGCCTGATGAACGCGCCCAGCTGTTGCGCCGCATTGGCCTTGAGCTGGAACGCCTCGCCAACCACACGGGCGACCTTGGAGCCATTGCGGGCGATACGGGCTTTTTGCCCACTGCCTCATGGAATGGCCGCATCCGCGGCGATTTTCTCAATATAACCGCCAGCCTGTGCGGGAACCGTTTCGGCAGGGGGCTGCTGCGCCCGGGGGGCGTGGCCTACGACCTTGCCCCATCGGAATGTGCTGATATGCTCGCCCGCGTTCGTGCGGCCTGGCACGATGCGCGCGGTTCGGTGGACGTGATGCTTGATGCCGTGACCGTGCGTAACCGCCTTGCGGATACCGGCATGGTGGAACCTGCCACAGCCCGTGAACTGGGTCTTGTGGGTGTTGCCGCACGTGCCTGCGGGCTGGACGTGGATGCGCGTTTTCACATGCCCCTCAGCGACCTGCCTTGCGAAGGATGCGCGCCCCGGCTGGAAATAACGGGCGACGTCATGGCCCGCACCCTTGTGCGCAGCCGCGAACTGGACGACAGTCTGCGCCTGCTGGAGTTTGACCTTGCCCGGCTGGGGGCGTTGCCACACACAAAAAATGCAGCAACGGCGGAAAGTACGGTTTCCGCACCCGCCACTGCCGCAGCAACCAATACTTCCGGCACAGCGGCTGAGGCCGCCTCTTTTGATGCTCTGCCGCCGGACACCCTGGCGGTGGCACTGGTAGAAGGCTGGCGCGGCGAAGTATGCCATGTGGGGCTTACTGACTCCCGGGGGCGCCTGCTGGTCTACAAGGTTGTCGACCCTTCTTTCCATAACTGGGCAGGGCTGGCCATGGCCCTGCGTGGCAACCAGATTTCAGACTTTCCCCTCTGCAACAAGAGCTTCAACCTCTCTTATTGCGGGCATGACCTGTGA
- a CDS encoding IS4 family transposase — MPHKEILDLSHHTTLFSQLLSLIPGHVFEKLERKHKTGRSSRQFGFKEQFTVMAFIQLAARRSLRDGLRALEAAKRRLYHLGLKSVARSTVADANNSRPVEFFKDLFAEMYGLCHLRAPRHKFRFKCKLYSMDATTISLCLSIFPWASFRRNKAGVKVNTVLDHDGYIPAFLDINNAKTHESRMAKSLSLPKGSIVTFDKGYICYSWFRMLTAKGIFFVTRLKSNAAYKLVDRRAVDRKTGVTSDHIIDVSSRGKTTRLRRIGYRDAKTGKRYEFLTNHFRLSAKTIADIYKERWQIEIFFREVKQNLHIKSFVGRSENAVHIQIYTALTVYLLLAYQKFLSKLGLSVQQLFELICLNLFGKDSLEELLNPRRRKTINTYSYSLLAMGA; from the coding sequence TTGCCACACAAGGAGATTTTGGACTTGAGCCATCATACTACACTCTTCTCTCAACTGCTATCCCTGATACCGGGACATGTTTTTGAAAAACTCGAACGCAAGCACAAAACTGGCCGCTCTTCACGCCAATTTGGATTCAAGGAGCAATTCACCGTCATGGCCTTTATCCAACTCGCTGCAAGGCGCTCTTTACGCGATGGGCTTCGCGCCTTGGAGGCGGCCAAGAGACGGCTGTATCACCTCGGCTTGAAATCAGTAGCGCGTTCCACGGTTGCCGATGCCAACAATTCAAGGCCTGTGGAATTTTTCAAAGACCTGTTCGCTGAAATGTATGGCCTGTGCCATCTTCGTGCGCCTCGTCACAAATTCCGCTTCAAGTGCAAGCTGTACAGCATGGACGCCACCACCATCAGCCTATGCCTGTCCATCTTTCCCTGGGCGTCGTTCCGGCGGAACAAGGCTGGCGTGAAAGTAAATACCGTGCTTGACCACGATGGCTACATTCCCGCTTTTCTCGATATCAACAATGCCAAAACCCACGAAAGCCGCATGGCCAAAAGTCTTTCATTGCCAAAGGGTTCCATCGTCACCTTCGATAAAGGCTATATCTGCTATTCCTGGTTTCGCATGTTGACCGCGAAGGGCATTTTCTTCGTAACCCGACTGAAGAGCAATGCTGCCTATAAGCTCGTTGATCGCCGCGCCGTAGACCGGAAAACCGGGGTCACGTCCGATCACATCATTGACGTGAGCAGCCGGGGAAAAACCACTCGTCTACGCAGAATCGGCTATCGCGATGCGAAAACCGGCAAACGGTACGAATTTTTGACCAACCATTTCCGCCTGTCCGCCAAGACAATTGCTGATATCTATAAAGAACGCTGGCAAATTGAAATATTCTTCCGCGAAGTCAAACAAAATCTGCATATTAAAAGCTTTGTCGGGCGCTCGGAGAATGCGGTGCACATCCAGATTTATACGGCCCTGACCGTGTATTTACTCCTGGCCTATCAGAAATTCCTGAGCAAGCTTGGGCTGTCGGTGCAACAACTCTTCGAGCTCATTTGCTTGAATCTGTTCGGCAAGGATTCTCTGGAAGAACTTCTGAATCCACGAAGACGAAAAACTATAAACACCTATAGTTATAGCCTGTTAGCTATGGGTGCTTAA